Part of the Melitaea cinxia chromosome 14, ilMelCinx1.1, whole genome shotgun sequence genome is shown below.
tgtgttggatagttcaTTTACCAATTAAGGCTTTATAAggcttataggctatataatattttattatgggTTTTCTTCAAATTGAAGCGGGTAAACCCGCGATAACAACTAGTCCTTTATAAAATGTGTACTGTTTGAATTACTAGAAATACCCAGTAAAcgatttacattattatatacaattgtattatttcatattagTTTTGTTCAGATAACAACAATATTGTCTCAATATTAGATGTTTACGTAGCTTTTGCCGAAAaaaccaaaattatttattttataaaccatATCGCTAAAACATGttacttttgatatttttattattaatgtagaatatttaatatataactttggtttgtctggaagaaatggctaaataacCGTCGATCATACGTCATAGTCCGTAACTATCTTAAAACTATGTTTAAGTGCATcatgtaaataacaaaataaaatgacgACGCgtcggcgcaacggtcacagcactagtttgtggttgttgcgctggcggttgcgggttcgatccccgtacatgacaaatgtctgtattggccatacagatgtttgccttgatctgggtgcttgtgcaaattttgtgggtctccccaccgtgcctcggagagcacgttaagccgtcggtcccgactgttcatcatgtacacttgatagcgatcgttactcatagtagggaatatatccgccaacccttaTTGAAGCTGCGTGGTgtatttagctctgatccttctcctacatggggaaagaggcccagaTGCCCAGCAGTGACATATTATAggataaaacgaaataaataaaatattttcaattataatgTAGTATCAtgtagtaaaatatgaatatttactGAGCTGAACTAATATGCTCTCTAACTCCAATGGACAAACATGCACACATATTATGTTGGActttatttcaactttttttgtttgttaaccAAATATGTCTCTGTCAAAAGCCATATCTCATTTTTGCTTAAAATCATCattaacataacattttaatatgattattaatttaatattatcagTATTGTATCATATGTTTTAAAAGTTCTGATTGTATTAAAACTGTACAGTTAAATTATACCCTAATGGAATCGTGTAACAAATTGAATTTGAAAAGCAAAACTCGACTAAGTTAAAGATGGATGCGAGGGACGTGAACTAATAAAAGAGAGCaatgataattttaatctaaaacAATGACACTGCTCGCGATGTAAATtggtattttttatcattaacgTGATGATGAAGCGTCGTTACGCTTCGCGAGTGTTTTTTTCTCCTCACACACTAAAACGTAATGAACATTgtaaaaacaaatgttttacTTATTCGCGGAAAATGTTGAAATGTATTAGGACTTTGAATGACCGACTAAAAGAATCGCAAAAAGGTCAATTTTTGAATTtggaacaaataaatataataattgcagaaaggtgattttttttaatttgcaacaaataaatgattaaaaaaatgactGAAACTTTTTATTAACTACACAtgcaaatatgaaaaaaaatgtatggctTTTGCACACGTAATTTTACACATGGCGAGGTTTTTCACCCGTCTATGCTAAtatacaaatgttaataaacaaaaagtgtATTTATCAGTTCCGACACGCAactagagtttactccttaacaacgattacaataattaaaacataaaatattctaGTTAGTAATTAATCAAGTAGTAAATAACGAAACTATAAATTCAAAACTTGAATTGACGCTAGCTGTTTGTATTGGTTGGTTTGTGGTGGTAAATGCTGGTAGAATTTATAtcaatatctaatatataaaattctcgtgtcgcagtatttgtagttaaactcctccgaaacggcttgaccgattctcatgaaattttgtgtgcatattgggtaggtctgagaatcgaacaaagtttatttttcataccctgaagttataaggggggggggattaagggggttaataacatatatggcaaaacaacgtttgcggggtcagctagtaagatCATAAATAAAACTCAACGTTCAAAAACGATAATACGAATGGTCAAATATCAGAAGCATAAATTACAGATCTTAATAACTTTGTTGGTTTTCACAATATTGATTCCTTCAGTTATAACTATCCCAAAGATGTAATGTAataagtagtaataataatgtataatatctTATTACGAGTAGGTACTCGTAATAAGCagaaaacgattatttttttattttttagagaAAATGCTACTGTGATGCTTAGTTTTTTAAGTACGGTTCGGTTATAATATACTtactgttaattatttaaaataataggcGAAATACAAACTTCCGTATTATTTGTAGTTTGTAGTACCTTCTAACTTTTCTTAAAACAAAAGCGAATAACTACACAGATAATCGTGAAATTGAGAATCTCCattgtataatattacaatCGAATACATTGATCGGACTATCTAAAATTTTCTATAGAAAATCAAATGAGATTTTCTAAAAAATTCTCTAAGAAAAAGGATccattatgattaaaattaaattactttcttaAAATGCAGACCTTTAAAAGCAAACAAAATGTTCATTAATAAATGATCAACTATAAAAGCAAAATAGCTGGTGCTATTTCTGTTATCTCAAGGGTAAACcagttaatataattatatatctaagtatataaaaatataactaattatataaacaatgaaGGGCTGAATTTTTAGTTACGTTTTTGATTGGTTGTATAGTAATGTTACATCATATGTTTTATCAGAGAATGTGTGAATCGTGTTGTGATTGTGATATCTGAGAAACACAAcgtgagaaaaaatatatagtgtGTACAAAAGGCTTTCTAAGAAGTATTCGGCATTCCACGAACAATTCATTCTTCTATATTAATTCTGTGTATCCAGATGAAATTCAAGTCCGCCCATTTAttcgatatataaatatcattatttatttaaatgttttgttgCTGTATCAAtatcatacataaataaacgttAGAAAAATACTGACTATTTCAATAAAGGATCCATTTAAATTCAGCAGTctaaatatgtacataatatttgtgtttttggaacgaaattccttacggcaggcttgacatttcgctgggcgaccgaactgaaaaaaatgtgatactaaataTCTAACAGTAGCTaacgataactcaaaaattgtGGGAATGTTTTTTGTTCGCACGGACAATCGACATTTTATAGGTCATCTAGACAATCTGATAATGAtctgttttttatgtttattatttattcataaatataaagcAAAAACGATATCTTTGAAATATTACACCACAAAAACGATATTATGGTAGGCCACTTATGTATAATACGACACAAACGTAGGTTCAGTAACGTTACGTACCTACTAACTGTACCATCCTGCAACAAAAATAAGCGCGCCAAAAATCATGCAGTAggatagtattataaaaaaaatacacgaagACATGACCTTGTTTCTTTGCCTATACGGAAACTCGAAGACTTTACGATATATTACGTAATAAATACAGAAAAACAAAGAAGCTCGTAACAGTGTAGATATTTCATTTCAGTTGAAACGGcggagaaaattacaaaagGATTCGAACTAAATTCGtgccaagtttttttttttcgcttacgCTTTTTTATAAGAAACTTATTGACCCTTTCAGATTCAAAAGGCGTTGGAAGCAATTTTGTATCGAAATGCCTGAAGTAGGGTTAAATGAGAATCGAACGTTATTTGAGCTAAAATTAATCGTTTTGTCGATTCTTAAGAACGTATTTTCAGgattttcgttttttttgtacaaaaatgtgaagtaaattgttttacgttaaaataaatcttgaaataaatattaattttgataggTATTATGAATATTACTAGTGATATAAAAGTATGACAAAAAATTACAGCACATTTTTAgataagataaatattaaaattattttgtactcaGTAGCGttcataaatttcaataaagtttAAGTCATTCGATTCATTAACCAATAACTTCGAAGTgattacctatttatttttgactggttaagtataataattattaggtaCACATAATCATATGATTCCATAATAGTCAATTATTTAACAAGTAGAATCGCACCCACGAAAggtttcatttataaaaaaattttgattttcataATCATTATCAAAAGTGGCGAAAGCATAATTAAAAAGGAATATTCAAATATCGTAACCGTTAAATTTGTTGTTCGAAGCAGCCATTTCAATAAGTTTTGGAATGCGAAAAATTCAAATGTAACGGTTTTTCGCTGATTCCATTAACGTTCCAAAAGTAACGGTCCATTCAATTTGTCCGCTTGTGCGTCACAATTGTTTCGTTATTCGCGTCCGATTCAACTATTTGTAAgcgaaaattcaattaaattttttacaagtgTTGATGCTGAAACGtagcaatgttttattttattattgtaatgagACTAGACATACCGAGGTACTCAAGACTCGTATGTACCTCAAAGctccgattaaaaaaaaatgtctagtaaaaatcttttaaatataattacgtgttataatatacatattatattatatactagtatCTATATATAGTCAATATGCAAAcagctgtatttttttttgtagctgtaatttttttagtttttgtaatatattgatGAATACTGTATTGTATTTGGAGATTATTCGCGAAAATACGTACTATTTTGTTAACTGGAAACATTCTCGAAAAACAGTCGCATAtcgatttttcattatttaccacaatatttttggttattttgAGCTTCCCATATTCCGGCACTATTGCAATCGCCTTGCATAACGACCCGAAGCCAGGTTTTTTGTCAATCAATCAACCATCTCTTTATTCAAGTATgcttcaaaagtacttctggATTGTCATTtccaattatataataaaaaaatggttgtctgtaaagtcggtttactgaagatagttttacgtgataacgtcataaagaaagattgatgaaaaattgcatacttttatgaattgaattgaattattattaattatttcgaaCTGCTAGCTCTGACGTCATTCGAGAAGATAGACAAATGTGTCACAAGCCAACGCTTGGGTCTTTGgctctcgcttgcacgctcaggctcagtcggaacgtgacactttttcgtgcgtgcagccGGTTGTTgtcgatttataagacgttatcacgacaatattattctttataaaatagcttaagtttaaatgaaattttttaaaagcaatattttCATCATGCAATTAAATTTTGtccttaaataataaagattgaaGTCAATTTCttccataaatatttatcatatcaGGTTTATATCAGAGTAGATGTTCAGATATTTAACTGTATATTATTATGGtcatagttaaattaaaattcttcaAGCGTTAAAATTCATAAACTAATTACTTCACTATTTTAAACGATGTCTTGAAATCTATAATAACTTTCAGGTAGAGTAAACAGGtagttatttcatttattacatttatttgcaAACAAGTTTCATTCGAGTACGATACTCTTGTGCATACTTTGTAAAAACAAAGGTTAAATAAGCTTATTCGAAATTcgaaatataattcaaattatttcaatattaagcacgatttttatttttgtgttacccacacattaggaattctaaacatttttgaatatcatatcttAAATAGATTTTGCTCGTGCttaataaaaatagcatggtgtcgtctcctatcaaagattttcattgtaatatgaaactttgaatagttacgggtttctgtaaagaactcactatagacggcgccacggttcgcttcaaccgaatataaaaatcatcatttgaaaaatttcgatctagcgggtacatcgttccatagcttaattggctagagcgccgacacggtcagttggagacgcaggttcgatccccgctggagcggtcaatttttgatatgatattcaaaaatatttcaatattattattattacaaaacaaagtGATCAAGTTATCTATGTACTCAAATTTAAATTCTGGCCTTCAGAGGTCCGATTctgtgtattaaatatatttaaaaaatttgatgcacatttttttttagtttctgactgtttgtctgtttttctatCAGTTCCGCGAATCACGTCAAACttactgaaattatttaaattaaagttgaacataattgaaatcaataataaaagctTGGACATTGGTTTTTTGGTGtccaatttcaatattttttttcgtcagaAAAGAGACATTATCAAGGACTTTTAAGAGATAAGGATTTTAAGATAAAATGAAATCAAACGAAACAAGGCCACGTCACGCCGCGCGCCGTTGTAAGTCGCCCAAGTTGCGCATtagtgattaaaaatattttagttcgtttttttttaaattaacgcgAGTAAAACCGCGTTAATTTAACACATCTAGTTGCGTATAAAGCTACAATAATTGCAACAGTCCAATACaacacaatattaaatatacgcTTCATACTAAATTACCTCTAGAAAGATGTAGATGTGTATCGAGGGCCTGAAATATCCAAAACTCAAGCTTAAACCccaccacgacaaacatttgtatttggtctatacgaataatttaattaacatgGCCAGTGCTCCGCGttcacaatttaaaacattggCTTATGCTATTTTCATGATTCCACATACAGTAAGTAAACGTGTTTCCGTTGAAATcttggattttattttttatctaatataactttttttttttttatagaagagggggcaaacggacagttggctcacctgatggtaagtgaaaacaacatccacagacacccgctacatcaaaggattagcaggtgcgttgccggcctttcaaaaaggaatatgctcttcttttgaaggtccctaggtcgtatttgttcggaaataccgtaggtggtagctggttccaaagaggggtcgtgcgtggcagaaaatggcgcaaaaatcgagctgtcatcgacttccagacatcgaggtgatgtggatgaaattttgaattttgacgcgatgtccggtggtggaattctgctgtaggtattagtccgaacaattcctcagaacactccccgtggtaaatacggtagaagacgcagagtgacccgacatctctacgcagcgccaaagaatcgagccgatcggagagaatcttgtcgccaacgattcgagccgctcggcgttgaacacggtcaaatggaaggagctggtactggggcgccccagcccataggtgagagcagtattccatgtggggccggatctgtgccttatataattgtaggcggTGGCAGGGCATGAAATACTGCTTCGCCCTACTGAGCACGCCAAGTTTCTTCGAGGCTAGTTTAGCCTTTCCTTCCAGATGACCACGAAATCGCACATTGCTCGATATGTCGACGCCTAGTATCCCAATACTGGCCGAGGCTGTGAGGGGAGTGCCTTCAAATTTGAGAGGAACGACGAAGGGTGATTTTTTTGCGGTAAACGCGCAAACTTGTGTCTTATTAGGGTTGAACTGGACTAGATTATGTCGTCTCCATTGCGAGACTTTGGCTAAAAGAGACTCGATTTCAGACACAAGTTTGTTCCGACACTCATCGACTTGTTCTCGAGAAATATTAGGACGGCCTGTGTATAAGGCGTCCCCGGTGCTGTCGTCCGCATAACAATGAATGCCACTAGTTTGTAACAGATCATTGATATGCAGAAGGAACAAAGTAGGTGATAGTACACAGCCTTGGGGAACGCCAGCATTGACAGACTTGAGGTCCGAGCATGCACCGTCAACAACGACCTTGATGTTCCTGTCTGTCAAAAAACTGGTGATCCATTTACATAGTTTCTCGGGAAGCCCATAGGATGGTAGCTTTGTTAGAAGTGCCCTATGCCACACCCGATCAAAGGCCTTCGCTATGTCCAAACTAACCGCCAGCGCTTCTCCCCTGCTCTCAACCGCCTCCGCCCATCGGtgagttaaaaatattagaagatCACCAGCCGAGCGACTCCGTTGAAAGCCATATTGGCGATCGCTAATCAGCTGGTGCTCCTCTAAATACCGCCGGAGCTGGCAGTTGATTAAGGATTCCATAATCTTTGAGAACAAGGAAGTTATAGCAATTGGTCTATAATTGGACGGATCTGAGCGGTCCCCTTTCTTAGGGATCGGGAGCACCAAAGCCATCTTCCACGAGCGTGGGACAACGCCTAACGAATAAGAGTGACGGAAAAGACGCGTGAGGACGGGTGCCAACTCAGGAGCACAAGTTTGTAGCACTAACGGAGGGACGCCATCGGGCCCACTCGATTTATTGATGTCCAACGAGAAAAGGGCTTTGCGTACGGAGCTCTGTTGGAAAATTATTTCCGGCATTATTGTATCACACCGAGGGATTGTCGGTGGTATTTTTCCGTTATCATCCAAAGTCGAGTTGGACGCAAAAAGAGAGCCTAAAAGATCGGCCTTCTCCTTCGCGGTGTGGGCCAACGAGTCGTCCCTCCTGTGCAATGATGGTAGGGATGGCTTACAAAAACTACATAGGATAGTCAACAAACGCCCTGCTCAATAATTTTGGGAAAAATATTTCCTGAATTTTCCATCTGCTGAAGTTGcttttgtattcttttttttatctaatttattaaCACGAAAGTAAGAAATATCAAAACttcacttttttaattttttatcttcaaTGCATCAGCGTTTGTCAATTGTTCTCCTCTTCTGAAGTCAGTGATATATCCAAAATCGTTTTTTTACGAGACATAAATCTAAATATGTAACTTAACAGCGCATTGCATTGTTCgtataaaatgaaattcataaatatatattttaaaaaataattcagacATCTATAGAGAGTCTCCCAAAAATCAACGTCAAGCCGAAAACTGGAGCCAGGGTACGTACGTAGTGACAGTtactagaaaaatataaaaaaaaatttttagtccTGTACTTTTCATATTATAAGCCTTCAGTAaaacaaactataaaattaacacACTGTGATGAACTTTCAAGTACTGCGACTGTAATACTTTACTTGTAAACcagaaactaaaatttaatcatcttcatatgaatttttttaaaaattcaataaaatatactttttgttAGTCCTATACTTATTAAGCCTTAGTAGGAGCCAattgtgaaattaaaattaaaatttatattcaacgACATTGAATTTTCTCGTAAAAAAACGAGTGGATTCCactaaacttatttatttttaaggcgGAAGAAATTAGGGGATTCCAACTGTAAGGAGTTTAAATGGGCCCTTAATGCGATTGGATTTCGACAAGAATTCTGCTAATTTTAAACGGAATCTGCACAATCTGATTGCTTCAATAAGTTTCGGACAGTTTCCTTTCATGCTTTAATACTTTGAAATTCTTGAGCCTCGCCTTAAGAAAATTTCTCGGTGGATTCCTTTTTACGACTTTCTTGAAACATACTTCTTCATTGTGCAAGAGTTAAGTAAAACTTTACAAAAAGTTACGTCATACCAGTTTCAGCAAAATTTCTTATAAAGGATAAGTCCCTATAGTAAAAAAATGCGTAATATAATTTTGCTAAGCTTAATACTTGTTTTATAAACTTATTGCTTAGAcggtaacaaaattttaaacaaaatatcacATATAGCTacaaatatgtaagtataaagaatataaaacaaaacacaagcaggaaaataaaatttataactacAAAATGTgcctaaataaataagaaacaaattattcataaaataaaatcgtaaatagATTGTGCAGAAGTTAAAATTACTATATCACAATGACAACttcaat
Proteins encoded:
- the LOC123659865 gene encoding uncharacterized protein LOC123659865 yields the protein MSLGIKVCDNVRAYPAGDAQMQHPASVGNGQGLLHQGRGQRKRRVQEVNLRIASWNVGTMTGRGRELADVLERRRINIACLQETKWKGQRAREIGAGYKFYYCGCDGKRNGVGIVLDRELKNKVTDVNRVNDRVIVVRLLMEDSVLNVVSVYAPQTGCDDSMKERFWEDFDAVIMRIPECEEIYIGGDFNGHVGRMNDGYERVHGGRGHGVRNRDGEALLEAALAFDLAIANTFYQKREQHLVTYRSGLHSTQIDYILLRRNRLKSAKDCKVIPSESLVSQHRLLLLDLALRVQSLNKSPKPPVRTKWYRLDDRKMAAEFRERVIGKLIEMGDMVGMGVNECWSEMATWVRSVARDVLGETKGKRKIERDTWRDDSLAHTAKEKADLLGSLFASNSTLDDNGKIPPTIPRCDTIMPEIIFQQSSVRKALFSLDINKSSGPDGVPPLVLQTCAPELAPVLTRLFRHSYSLGVVPRSWKMALVLPIPKKGDRSDPSNYRPIAITSLFSKIMESLINCQLRRYLEEHQLISDRQYGFQRSRSAGDLLIFLTHRWAEAVESRGEALAVSLDIAKAFDRVWHRALLTKLPSYGLPEKLCKWITSFLTDRNIKVVVDGACSDLKSVNAGVPQGCVLSPTLFLLHINDLLQTSGIHCYADDSTGDALYTGRPNISREQVDECRNKLVSEIESLLAKVSQWRRHNLVQFNPNKTQVCAFTAKKSPFVVPLKFEGTPLTASASIGILGVDISSNVRFRGHLEGKAKLASKKLGVLSRAKQWEKAKIYLTVNNEQGSKIRK